Below is a window of Synergistaceae bacterium DNA.
TTATCGACCTGCTATATCCATTCGCTCTTAAAGCTGAGAGATCTTCTTGAAGCGCTCGTTGAACTTATCCCCATGTAGATGCCGTGATTCTCGAGGTCGTCATGCCAAGCCCAGCTGTTATGAGGTCCCTCAACATCTCCTGTCCATTCAACATTTGTATCATTTATTGATAAGGGGGACGCTGTAATTTCCCAGTCGCTTGTTGTCCATGTAACATTTGATGAATGCGAGACACCGCCGGTAATTTTTAAATCGAGAGCGTTGCTCACAGCTCCTATTTCTCCGCCGACACTCCATGTCATGCCTTCCGTAAAAGTTTTATTTTTCGGGACATTTGTAGGGATATAGTCTCCAAGCCCGACTTCATTTGTTGAGAGATCTTTATTTTCTTTGCCGCCTACGACACTGCAAATATAGCTGTTAAATCCGAATATGCCCGTGTAGCCTGAAAGATAATTGACATAATTTGTGTATCCATAACGGCCAAATTCTCCGCCTCCCTGATACCAAGTAAATTCGTGATCCATTTGATCTTTATAATTCAGCGGAGTTGTTGTTGTGTTTGTCTGTACAAGATAATAATCGCAATGATACTTATATGAATGGCAGGCGTAAACAGTTACTGAAACTTGGCTTCTGCGTCTTATATCGGCCTTGTCTCCTCCGATTGCGCCTCCCCATGGTCTATAACCGTCCTGTCTGTGATTGCATTCAATCGTTACTTTCTGAGCGTCGGCTATTCTTGTGAGCTCATTATTTTCGTCGGCTATGCGTGCTTCGATTGAGTTTGCTTCAGAGTTTGACTCCATTGCCATATCTGTTAAACTTGCGCACCAGTTATAATAACTTCTCCAGCGGTCAACATTGAAGAAGAATCCATCCGGGTCTTCAATAGGCAATGTTGATTCTTTCTTGTCCTCGTCTGAAGTAACATCGCTCGAAGAAATTATATTGCCGTCAGAATCATAATATATAACTTTGTCCTCTGAAATTTCGTAGCTTGCGTAATTGTCCGTTGAAGTAACTTCTATGTCATCACTTGTTCTGATATCGGACATAACTGCGTCGCCAGCTAATAAGGCCTGATAATTGAAAGAAAACGTGCGGCCGTCAATAGTACGTTTTGCGATTGCGAATAACTCAATACGTTTTTTGCTGCTTTCCATTACGTAATTACCCTCAAGCCCGACAGCCTCAAGAGTCCTGTTAATATAATCTTCATCGGGATAAATCAATAAAATATTATATTCGTTTGCGTAATCACGGCTGATTTTATCTGCGCTGAATAATAGAATGTCGAGAGCAACAAGACTTAATTCATCGTCCTGATATTTTTCGCGGAGTGCTTGTTCTTCTTCATCAGTAATGCAATAAACCCATGATTGAGGGTTCATTTTGTCGCCGCTTCCGGAGGCTTCGAACTCCTTAATTAGTTCTGCCCATTCGTTACCGTGCATGACTGATGACATGTCGCTGCTGAGAGTTACTGCTAAAGTTTTCTGAACGTCTTCAGTAGATCCCCCCCCCCGTCAGTATTATCGTTTAATAGAGTCCCGGAGCTCCCACCGCAGCCGCCGGAAATTACAACAAGAGAGTATACAAGAATCAAAACCGCCGCATAATTAAATAGTTTTCACAAAATAAAATCCTCCTTAAAGATTAAATTCTCTCTAATTTAAAATTTAATTTAGAAAGTTGTAGAATTTTGCGCTAGAAATTTTATTACTATTATATTTCTGTGTCAAAGTGAATTTTTGTACAAATAAATTATAGACCGGGCATTAACACCCGGCCATTTGCTTTTATGCCTGATTAACATATTCCTTAAGTTGAAGTCTCTTGATAATATCATCTATAGACTCGTCGGGCTGGTTATATTTTTCTGCTGTGTAGTCGCCTGATCCCTTATAGAAATTCAATATAAACATTGCCATTCCGATCGGGCCGAGTGCTTTAAGAAGTGCTTTAGTGCCGACTTCTAAAATTTGCTCGGAGTCATCAAGATTTATATTTACATCTGCCATTTTACAAGCTGCCTCCATTCCGTAAATTCATAAAATCTGCGGGGTTAAATACTCTAAATTTCAGCGATAAATTTTTGCAGGCCTTAATCAATCTATAATCAGTCGTCAAAAAAATATCTGCTTTGCCCTCTTCTGCCAGCGTAATATGTAGACTATCTTTATATTTCACGTTTGCTGCCGACCTGATAGAATTAGCTTTTATTTTCGCCGACTCATTGTGATTAATTTCTTCGTCGACATTGACATATAATAATGAAACAAGATTTCTTTTCAGGATGTCATTAATTCCGCTTAGTTCCATTTTTATAATATCGCTGCCGATAATTATATCGCCATTCTTGTGAGCGTCTTTCAATATAGAAATAACCGCCTGTTTTTCGAGTCTTACAGGTTCGCTGTTTTCTGCATCGAACGGCCTATTATAGCAGCATGTATCAAGATAGATTCGCATTAATCAATTCTATCTTTTTCGAGATACTCAAGCAAAAGGGGACTCAAAACTTTTATATAAGTTCCTTTCATTCCGAGACTCCGACTCTCAATTAAGCCGGCACTCTCAAGTTTTCGCAAAGCATTCACTATAACACTGCGGGTAACTCCGACTCTGTCAGCAACTTTTGAGGCAATAGCGACTCCTTCAGATCCTTTTAACTCGGCTATAATATGCTTCATGCTCTCAAGTTCAGAATAAGACAGTGCACGCATGGCCATTTGAACGCTTAATCTATTTCGTGAAATTTCCTCGATTGATTTTGCGCGCTCGTTGAGAATCTCAATTCCTGCTATCATGCCTAAATATTCAGCTAACAAAATATCTTCAACTAAGAAAGGAGCATGAAATCTCACAAGCATAATAGTGCCGAGTCTCTCTGCGCTGACTCCTATAATGGGCACATACATTAAATGCTTTTCAGGTTTCTCGCCCGAATAAGCATCATCGAATAAAAACGCGTCCTCGTCATGAATTTCTGAGTCTATGCAGCGATTCATTCTTATAACAAATTCACGCGGCATAACTCCATCTCTAAAGCTGTCAGATAAGGCCTTAGATTTATATTCAGGCAGCCAGAAATAACCTAGCATCTTCCCGGACTTGTCGACCATGTAAACATTTGCAGTCGAGAATTCAGAAAGCATCTCGGCCAAGTGATAATAATTTAACGGTTCGCCCTCGTGTTTTGACTGGAAGGCACGCCCTACACGCCTAGTTTTTCTCAAGAGTTCATTTAGTGCCTTGTCGGTGTCGTCATGTCTAGCCATAAATAAATCACTCCTAATAAAATTTTATAATAGATAACGTCTTATATCACGATTTTCAACTAAGCTGCTTAATTTCTCCCGTACCATTTCGGGGGTAATCTCAATTTTTCCGACTTCCATATCACACACTGAAAAGCTGATTTCTTCAAGTAACTGCTCCATCATAGTGTGAAGTCTTCTCGCGCCTATATCTTCCATTTCTGAATTCATTTTGTGAGCGAGTTTTGCTATTTCCTGCGTTGCCTCAGGAGTAAAAATTAATTCCGTCCCTTCAGTCGAAATTAAGGCCTCATACTGACGAATTAAGCTATTTTCGGGCTCGGTTAAAATCTGCTGTAAATTCTCCCAGCTCAAAGGCTCAAGCTCGACTCTAATCGGGAATCTTCCCTGTAATTCAGGAATCAAATCAGAAGGCTTGACTCC
It encodes the following:
- a CDS encoding leukocidin family pore-forming toxin, whose protein sequence is MHGNEWAELIKEFEASGSGDKMNPQSWVYCITDEEEQALREKYQDDELSLVALDILLFSADKISRDYANEYNILLIYPDEDYINRTLEAVGLEGNYVMESSKKRIELFAIAKRTIDGRTFSFNYQALLAGDAVMSDIRTSDDIEVTSTDNYASYEISEDKVIYYDSDGNIISSSDVTSDEDKKESTLPIEDPDGFFFNVDRWRSYYNWCASLTDMAMESNSEANSIEARIADENNELTRIADAQKVTIECNHRQDGYRPWGGAIGGDKADIRRRSQVSVTVYACHSYKYHCDYYLVQTNTTTTPLNYKDQMDHEFTWYQGGGEFGRYGYTNYVNYLSGYTGIFGFNSYICSVVGGKENKDLSTNEVGLGDYIPTNVPKNKTFTEGMTWSVGGEIGAVSNALDLKITGGVSHSSNVTWTTSDWEITASPLSINDTNVEWTGDVEGPHNSWAWHDDLENHGIYMGISSTSASRRSLSFKSEWI
- the codY gene encoding GTP-sensing pleiotropic transcriptional regulator CodY, with the protein product MARHDDTDKALNELLRKTRRVGRAFQSKHEGEPLNYYHLAEMLSEFSTANVYMVDKSGKMLGYFWLPEYKSKALSDSFRDGVMPREFVIRMNRCIDSEIHDEDAFLFDDAYSGEKPEKHLMYVPIIGVSAERLGTIMLVRFHAPFLVEDILLAEYLGMIAGIEILNERAKSIEEISRNRLSVQMAMRALSYSELESMKHIIAELKGSEGVAIASKVADRVGVTRSVIVNALRKLESAGLIESRSLGMKGTYIKVLSPLLLEYLEKDRID